The Thermoclostridium stercorarium subsp. stercorarium DSM 8532 genome contains a region encoding:
- a CDS encoding RNA polymerase sigma factor, which yields MKGSCRTSEELIQIYNRHVDTVYRICFLFMKNRHDAEDMVQNTFLRLIKDRTVFRSEEHEKAWLIRTATNLCKDHFRHWWSKTIGINQVPETEIEQSFASDSILKKVMELPPKYKMAIYLYYYEGYSTVEIAEILRKNPSTIRGYLHNGRKILKIELEGDEK from the coding sequence TTGAAGGGTTCATGTCGTACGAGTGAGGAACTTATACAAATTTACAACAGGCATGTGGACACTGTTTACCGGATTTGTTTTTTGTTTATGAAAAACAGGCATGACGCTGAGGATATGGTTCAAAACACTTTTTTAAGGCTTATAAAGGACAGGACGGTTTTTCGGAGTGAAGAGCATGAAAAAGCCTGGCTTATAAGAACGGCGACCAATCTGTGCAAGGATCATTTCAGGCACTGGTGGTCAAAGACAATAGGCATAAATCAGGTTCCGGAAACCGAGATTGAGCAGTCTTTTGCATCTGACAGTATTTTAAAAAAGGTTATGGAACTTCCCCCCAAATATAAAATGGCGATATATCTGTATTACTATGAAGGATATTCAACGGTGGAGATAGCTGAAATACTGAGGAAAAATCCGTCCACAATAAGAGGTTATCTGCACAATGGCAGGAAAATTCTTAAAATTGAACTGGAAGGTGATGAAAAATGA